The Gloeobacter morelensis MG652769 genome contains the following window.
GAGCCGACCGGGACGGTCGATTTATTGACAATGACGCGGTAGCGTCCGTCTAGATGCTGACCGATGCTCCGGGCCACAGCCCGGACGGCGGAAAGATCCGGCGATCCGTCCGGACGCGAAGGGGTACCGACGGTGATGAACAGCACTTCGGCATGCTCGACAACCGCAGCCAGAGCGTCCGTAAATTCCAGCAACCCCTCCCCGACGCCCTGGCGGACCAGTTCTTCCAACCCGGGCTCATAGATGGGCATCATTCCCCGCTGGAGGCGCTCAACCTTGGCGGTGTCGTTGTCCATGCAGCGCACCCGATGGCCGACCCGGGCCAGACAGGCGCCGGTAACCAGACCGACGTACCCTGTGCCAATCACTCCCACTTTCATGCAGCGTTTTCCTCAATCAGCATTCGGCGTCCCCGGAAGGTCACTGCGGCGCTTCACATTAGAGTACGCTAAAAGAAAAACTCTTCAACAGACAAAACTCGACAATTGCGCACAAGCGCAGGCGGGCAGGCCGACACGATGCAGCAGACGCCTCCTCCTTTTCTGGCCATTACCATAGGCGATCCGGCGGGGATAGGCCCCGAGGTGGTGCTCAAGGCCCTGGCCGACGACACCGTGCACGGGCTTTGTCGGCCGCTGGTCTTCGGCAGCCACCGTCTGCTGGAGCAAGCCTATTTGTACCTGCGCGCCTTGAGCCCGGACCCGCTCGCCAACCCCGACGACCTTGAAATCGTCGATCTGCCGTCCTCGCAGCCGATTGAGACCGGTAAGCTCTGTGCCCACGCCGGGGATTTGAGCTTTGCCTATTTGCAGGCGGCTATCGAAGCGACGCAGGTGGGCCGCTGCGCCGGGGTGGTCACCGCTCCCATCCACAAATCCGCCTGGCATCTGGCCGGACACCGCTATCCGGGGCAGACCGAAGTCCTCGCCCGTGCCTGCGGCGCCGAACGCTACGGAATGCTCTTCGTGGCGCGCTCTCCTGTCAACGGCTGGCCCCTCCGGGTGCTGCTCGCCACCACCCACATTCCCCTTGCTGCAGTTCCTACGACCTTGATCCCTGAACTGGTGCGCTCCAAGCTCGCACTGTTGTTCGACAGTCTTGATTGCGACTTCGGCCTGAGCGACCCGCAAGTCGCCGTGGCGGGCCTCAATCCCCACAGCGGCGAAAACGGCCAGCTCGGCAGCGAGGAGCGCGACTGGCTGGCGCCGCTGATTGCCGACTGGCCGGGAGACCGATTGCTTGGCCCGGTGCCGCCCGATACGCTGTGGATAGAAGCGGCGCGCGCCTGGGCCGGGACCGCCCACCACGGCGCCTGCGACGCCTATCTGGCCCTCTACCACGACCAGGGCCTCATCCCGGTCAAAATGCTCGCCTTCGATCAAGCCGTCAACACGACTATTGGTCTATCCATCGTCCGCACTTCCCCCGATCACGGCACCGCCTTCGATATCGCCGGCCGCGGCATCGCCCGTCCCCAGAGCATGGTTGCGGCCGTCGCCCTGGCGGCCGAACTGGCGAACCGGCGGGCCGCCCGTTCCCTTGCTGCTCCTGCTGCGTTGTGAGGTAGTCCCTTGAGCGAAGTCAAACAAGTTTTCAGCTGGGAACCGGTCACCCGCTGGTTTGCCGTCGCGGTGACGGCGGCGGGTCTCGGATTTTTTGCCTGGTGGCAGGTGATTCCGCTGGGGGTGGGCATGGTTCCCACCGACGGTGCCGCCGAGGTCGATCCGCGCGAGCCGGTCGTCATCGAGACTATCGGCCTCGGCAGCCGCCTGAGCGAGGTGCAAGTGCAGGACCATCTCGGCCGACCGGTGGCAAGCGAAAGTGATGAGCGGCGCCTCACCCTCAAGCCGCCCCTGGCCTTTGGGACCCGCTACACGATCACTGCGCGCGTCGAGCGCGAGTGGACGCAGCAGGTGGTGAGCACAGTAATGCACTTCGAGACCGTCGCCATCCCCAGACTATCCGGTCCCACCGAGCGGACGTTTAAGCCCGATCGCTCGGTGACGCTCCAGTTCGACCGACCGGTGGGCGAATTGAGCGTGCTTGGCGATCTGGCCGTTGCTGTCGAGCCCGCCGCCGATCGCCGCTCCTTTCGCCTCGCGGCGAGCAATCCCACCCAGGGCAAGCGCTACCCGGTGCAGCTCGTCTGGTCCACTACCACCGGCGTGCCGTTGCCGCCCCTGAAACTCGACCTGGTCGCGCCGCCGCCGTTGACGGTCAAGGCCAACACCCGCGGCCTCGACAATCTCGGGCTGGCGTTGCCGCTGCAGTTTACCTTCAGCGAGCCTCTGCTGGAGCGTGAGCAAGCGAGCAGCCACATCGCCGTGCAAACCGACCAAGGCGAGGCGATCGCAGGCAAGTGGCGCTGGGTGGGCACTCGGCGGCTGCGCTTCACGCCCGCGGGCGGCTGGCCGGCTGTGAGCACCATTCGGGTGAGCGTCGGTGCGGACGGTCTTGCGGCCGTGGGCGGCGGTTATCTGGAGAAGCCCCTTGATTTCAGCTTCACCACCGGCACCGACCGGCACATCTACATCTACCTCGACACCCAGAAAGTGGCGGCGGTCGAAAATGGCCGGGTAGTGCGTACTTTCCGGGTGAGCACCGGCAAAGCGGGCACCCCGACGGTCACCGGCAATTTCTACATCTACGACCGCTACGCCATCAAGACGATGCGCAGCCGCGCCGACCCGGGCGAGCCCGGCCACTACGTGGTCGAGAACGTTCCTTACGCTCAGTTTTTTCACGAGGGTTACGCCTTTCACGGTGCCTGGTGGCACAATGCTTTCGGCACCCGCGTCAGCCACGGCTGCGTGAATATGGCCACCCGCCGCTTCAACAAGCGCTCCGGCGTCTCTGAGGATGCTGGCTGGCTGTGGAAATGGGCGGCGATGGGCGTGCCGGTGACGGTGCTGGCGAAGACGCCTGCCCGGGCGGCTTCGTAGAAAACTCCAGGAAGTACCTACCATGAAAGGCTGGCATTGTGTGCAAAATTGCGGCGCCTGCTGCTACTTGGCTCCCGAGGAGCGGCCGTTTCTAGCGGAGTACCTCAGTCCTGGGGTGCTGCAGCTCTATCATTCGCTGGTGGGCACCGACGGCTGGTGCGTTCACTTCGACAAGTCCAGGCGCACCTGCGCTATCTACCAGACGCGCCCGGCATTTTGCCGGGTGAGCCCGGAAGTATTGCGCGATCTTTACGGCGAAGATCCGGCGGATCTGTCCGCCTGGGCCGTCCACTGCTGCCGCGAGCACATCGATTCGGTCTGGGGAGCACAGAGCCCCGAGCGCCGACGCTTCGAGCAAGAAGTGGGTGGGGCGGTCCCCGGCGCCTGACACTCACGGTACAATCTCTGGGCGGCAAAAACGTTTGAGGAATCTGCTTCCATGCAACGGATACGATGGTTGGCCGGCGCGCTCGCGGTCATCGCCTTCGTCCTGGCTACGACCGCCTGCACCCAGGCCGGACTACCACCGGCCGACCCACAGGAGAATCCCACGGTGAACAATCCCAGCGGCGCCCGGGCCGATTTGCCCTCCCTCGCGGGCAAGGCCACCGTCGAGCTGAACACCTCCAAAGGCCGCATCCTCCTCGAGGTCGACGGCGACAACGCTCCGCTCTCCGCCGGCAACTTCGTCGACCTGGTCAAGCGCGGGTTTTACAACAATCTGGCATTTCACCGGGTGGTGTCGGGGTTTGTCATCCAGGGCGGCGACCCGCTCGGCAACGGCACCGGCGGCTTCATCGACCCGGCCACGCGCCAGCCGCGCTCGCTGCCTTTGGAGATCCGCGCCACTACCGGCGACGGCCAGCCGGGCGAGATTCTCTATGGCCAGACTTTTAGCCTCAGCGGGCGCAACCCCCGCACCCAGCCGCCGGTACTCGTCCATAGCCGGGGGGCTCTCGCCATGGCCCGGTCGCAAAATCCCAACTCGGCCTCGTCGCAGTTCTATATCACCCTGGCGGAGACCCGGCAGCTCGACGGCGAATACGCCGTCTTCGGCAAAGTGCTCGAAGGCCAGGATGTGGTCGACAAAATTCAGGTGGGCGACAAGATTGTCTCGGCTACCGTCGTCTCCGGGGGCAACCCGGCCACCGGCTCGGCTCCCGGTTAGCGCGAGGCTGTCTGCAGGCGGCGCTGCGCTTCGCGCAGGCTGATCTGGGCGAGGGAGCGGTAGAAAACCACCAGCTCCTCCGACGGGGTGGCGTTCGCCACCCCCAGGCAGCGGCGCGCCGATTCGACCGCCGCCTGGTAAAACTCGGGGTCGGAGGCGACGATCCCCGCCGAGAGCTGGTAGAAGCTGTTGACGGCGGCGGCCACCGTGATGGCGAGCTTGTCGTCGGAGTGCAGCCGCGAGAGTTGCTGGGCGATGCGCCGGGCGGAGGCCAGTTCGGCGAGCAGTTCGTCGGGGGAGACAGCCCGCGACTCGCTTACCTGCCACAGGGTTTCTTTGAGCCCGAGGGCCACCCCGCGCACATCGCCGTCGGCGGTGGGTGAAGAGACCGGTGCGGCGCCACCCATGGCGCGACTGAGCTGCAGACGGGCATCGGGCAGGCTCCAGGCGATACCCAGGGTGCCGGCCAGGATCGCGGCGATGCCCAGGCCGGCGAAGGCCGCCACCGCCAGATAGCGGGTCCACGGCCAGCCCTGCCCCCCCAAGCTGTTGACGAACAAGAAGACGCCCGGTTGGTTCTCGTCGGGCAAACTCACATTGCTCACCACCGCCGTCAGGCCGTCGGCGCGCTCGAGCTGATCGCCCGGGGCGAGGCGCTGTTCGCGATCGAGGGACAGACCGTTGAGCTTGATGGCCTCGGCGGGCACGCAGCGCACCCGGCAGCCGTTCTCGTGCTGATAGAAAACCAACAGCGGTCGGCGGGTGCGCCCGGCTACCAGCCTGCCGTCGCTGTCCCAGCTGACGCGGATGATATTGCCCTGGAAGCGGAAGATTTCTTCCTCGGCAAATTCGTCGTTTTTGAGCACGCGCAACTGCAGCAGCATCGCTTGGGGATCCCTTCTTGTGATAGCTTAGCGGACCGTTCGGGGCGCTTTTGCTAAGTTAAAGGGCATGCAGACCACCTGGACCCAGCGGCAACTGCGCAAAGCCGTGCGGCGCACAGCCAAACTTTTGCGGCGGCAGGCGCCCCCGCGGCCCTTGCGTCCGCCCCCCCGGCCGCCCCGGCCACCGGCTACGGTCGCCCCACGCCCACAGCGCGACCCCCAGGCTTTTTTGCGTCAGTTCCTCCTGGCCCTCAGAGGCATCGGTCTGGGCATTTTTTTGAGCGCCGCCGTTTTGTGGACTCTGCAGCTGGCCCTTCCCCAGGGACAGTACCACGCGCGGGTGCAAATTCCCCTCGCCCGGCACTGGGGGCTGCTTGAGCGCGAGGTGATGGGCTGGTCGAGTTACGCCGAAGCGCTCGTCAAAGCCGGCAAACCGGACCAGGCCCGCTCAGCCTACGGTATCGCCCAGGGCCTGCTCGACACCCGGGCCGAACCCACCCCGACCAGTCTCGAACTGCAGCGCCGATTGCAGGAGCAGACGAAGGCGCTCGACCCTTTGCGCGGCAAAGTCGACTTTCCGGTGATGATGCGCCCCGGCTGGGGGGAGACGCTGCTACAGCTGGCGCGCGCCCCTTTTGCCCCGGATCACTGGTTGGACGCCCTGGTGGCCTATCCGCTGGTCCAGGAGCCGCAGATAGCGGCGCTGTTGGTGTTGAGCTTGTGGCTTGCCCTCAGTTTTGTGCACGCGCTTCAAAACCAGATGGCCTGGACGCGCATTCTCGATCAGGAGCGGCCCCTATCGATTGGCCGGGTGCTGCCGCTGGTTTTGGGAGCGGCCCTGTTGGCGCTGTTGCTCGCGGCCCTGGTAACGCTGTCGCCTTCTGAGCCGGTGATTGTGGCGGTGGTTTGCGGTGCGGCGGTGCCGGGGTTGTTTGTACAGATTCTCAACCGCGCCTACCAGTTGCGCGCCCGGCGGGCGCTCGCCGCCTGGGAATCCCAGCACCGGGCCGAATTTAGCAGCGAACTGCACAATACCGCCCAGCAGAGCATCATGGCGGCCCAGGGGCTGCTGCGCGAAATCATCCACGATCTCGAAGCTTCCGACGACCCGGAGGCGGGGCATTATGCCTGGCGGCTGGCGGAGGCGATGGAGCGCTGCCAGGAGGTCGAAAACGAACTGCGGGTCCTGCGCAACGGCACCGAGGACAAATTTGCCCGCGGCCAGGCCTTTGCCGACGCCATCGAGCCCATCTGCGATCGCCTCATCCGCCGGGGGGTGGACAGCCACTTTCACTGGCTGTGGGAGGGCCAGCCCGTGGACGCCGCCACCTGGGGCACCTGGGCTTTGAACCTGGCCGAGAGCGCCCGCGACCGCCGCATCGCCGCCACGTTCTACCAGGTGCTCTCGGAACTGACCTGGAACGTCATCAAGTACGCCTGCCTGGACAGTACCCCGGTGCACGTCGACGTCGTCTTCAATTGCACCCGCCAGAAGCATCTGGTGCGCTACACCCTCGAAGTGAGCGACAACGGCCCCGGCTTCGACGTCCAATCGGCGCAAGATCGCCGCCCCCACTCGGGTATCTTTTCGCTGGAGCGCTATTTGCGCCGCGTCGAGATTGTCGGCGCCCAGGCCCACAGCACCCTGCACACCGCCCCCGGTCAGGGCACCCGCATTATTACGGAGATCGTGGCGACCGCCCAGCGGGCATGAGGACCAAGTGCTATCCTGGCTTGCAATTGTCGGGGGGTGCCGTGCGTCC
Protein-coding sequences here:
- a CDS encoding peptidylprolyl isomerase, giving the protein MQRIRWLAGALAVIAFVLATTACTQAGLPPADPQENPTVNNPSGARADLPSLAGKATVELNTSKGRILLEVDGDNAPLSAGNFVDLVKRGFYNNLAFHRVVSGFVIQGGDPLGNGTGGFIDPATRQPRSLPLEIRATTGDGQPGEILYGQTFSLSGRNPRTQPPVLVHSRGALAMARSQNPNSASSQFYITLAETRQLDGEYAVFGKVLEGQDVVDKIQVGDKIVSATVVSGGNPATGSAPG
- a CDS encoding sensor histidine kinase, translated to MQTTWTQRQLRKAVRRTAKLLRRQAPPRPLRPPPRPPRPPATVAPRPQRDPQAFLRQFLLALRGIGLGIFLSAAVLWTLQLALPQGQYHARVQIPLARHWGLLEREVMGWSSYAEALVKAGKPDQARSAYGIAQGLLDTRAEPTPTSLELQRRLQEQTKALDPLRGKVDFPVMMRPGWGETLLQLARAPFAPDHWLDALVAYPLVQEPQIAALLVLSLWLALSFVHALQNQMAWTRILDQERPLSIGRVLPLVLGAALLALLLAALVTLSPSEPVIVAVVCGAAVPGLFVQILNRAYQLRARRALAAWESQHRAEFSSELHNTAQQSIMAAQGLLREIIHDLEASDDPEAGHYAWRLAEAMERCQEVENELRVLRNGTEDKFARGQAFADAIEPICDRLIRRGVDSHFHWLWEGQPVDAATWGTWALNLAESARDRRIAATFYQVLSELTWNVIKYACLDSTPVHVDVVFNCTRQKHLVRYTLEVSDNGPGFDVQSAQDRRPHSGIFSLERYLRRVEIVGAQAHSTLHTAPGQGTRIITEIVATAQRA
- the pdxA gene encoding 4-hydroxythreonine-4-phosphate dehydrogenase PdxA, which codes for MQQTPPPFLAITIGDPAGIGPEVVLKALADDTVHGLCRPLVFGSHRLLEQAYLYLRALSPDPLANPDDLEIVDLPSSQPIETGKLCAHAGDLSFAYLQAAIEATQVGRCAGVVTAPIHKSAWHLAGHRYPGQTEVLARACGAERYGMLFVARSPVNGWPLRVLLATTHIPLAAVPTTLIPELVRSKLALLFDSLDCDFGLSDPQVAVAGLNPHSGENGQLGSEERDWLAPLIADWPGDRLLGPVPPDTLWIEAARAWAGTAHHGACDAYLALYHDQGLIPVKMLAFDQAVNTTIGLSIVRTSPDHGTAFDIAGRGIARPQSMVAAVALAAELANRRAARSLAAPAAL
- a CDS encoding YkgJ family cysteine cluster protein; protein product: MKGWHCVQNCGACCYLAPEERPFLAEYLSPGVLQLYHSLVGTDGWCVHFDKSRRTCAIYQTRPAFCRVSPEVLRDLYGEDPADLSAWAVHCCREHIDSVWGAQSPERRRFEQEVGGAVPGA
- a CDS encoding L,D-transpeptidase family protein, whose translation is MSEVKQVFSWEPVTRWFAVAVTAAGLGFFAWWQVIPLGVGMVPTDGAAEVDPREPVVIETIGLGSRLSEVQVQDHLGRPVASESDERRLTLKPPLAFGTRYTITARVEREWTQQVVSTVMHFETVAIPRLSGPTERTFKPDRSVTLQFDRPVGELSVLGDLAVAVEPAADRRSFRLAASNPTQGKRYPVQLVWSTTTGVPLPPLKLDLVAPPPLTVKANTRGLDNLGLALPLQFTFSEPLLEREQASSHIAVQTDQGEAIAGKWRWVGTRRLRFTPAGGWPAVSTIRVSVGADGLAAVGGGYLEKPLDFSFTTGTDRHIYIYLDTQKVAAVENGRVVRTFRVSTGKAGTPTVTGNFYIYDRYAIKTMRSRADPGEPGHYVVENVPYAQFFHEGYAFHGAWWHNAFGTRVSHGCVNMATRRFNKRSGVSEDAGWLWKWAAMGVPVTVLAKTPARAAS